A genomic segment from Juglans regia cultivar Chandler chromosome 14, Walnut 2.0, whole genome shotgun sequence encodes:
- the LOC108985835 gene encoding pentatricopeptide repeat-containing protein At1g08070, chloroplastic-like isoform X2, with protein sequence MATISGHPTLLLNPIISTLEKCKTMHEMRQIHAHMIKTDLVNHTFTVSKLVTFCTLSRLPEGLDYALTVFRQIRNPNAFIFFTLINGFSGSWNPVESITLYAHMLSCLTDLNGIEFSLPSVLKACGRSRSLEEGRQVHGQILKSHFQFDPFVSNSLIRMYMELDEIELARMVFEKMLERDVISWNSMITGYLSAGEIELARVLFNEMPERDIVSCNAMIDGYGKFGKCELAEEVFRMMSDKDVVSWTSMISAYVLNHRPREALDLFREMLSVGVRADGPAIVSVLSAISDLGFVEEGKWLHTHISTNKIELSHGFIASSLIDMYAKCGHIENAYHVFRCVSHRRNIGDWNALISGLATHGLGQDALEVFLDMERMEIEPNEITFIGLLSACSHAGMVDEGQYYFKIMQEKYNIVPKIQHYGCMIDLYGRAGRFEDALGVIQNMPMEADVLAWKAILSASLKHGNAAIGENAALKAMDSAPEDSSSYVLLSNIYAKARRWDDVAKVRLLMKERGVKKIPGCSSILVNGKVHGFLARKEMDVEFSGEVLSKINEVVARLKLEGYEPDLTQVLLDIDEEGKRSLLCLHSEKMALAFGLINIRNGAPIHIVKNLRICCDCHSFIKLVSRVYSRRIVVRDQNRFHHFENGSCSCKEY encoded by the exons ATGGCAACCATCTCAGGCCACCCAACCTTGCTTTTGAACCCAATCATTTCAACGTTGGAAAAATGCAAGACCATGCATGAAATGCGCCAAATTCACGCCCACATGATCAAGACTGATCTTGTCAACCACACATTCACAGTAAGCAAACTCGTCACCTTTTGTACCCTCTCCCGTCTCCCCGAGGGTTTAGACTACGCTTTGACAGTCTTTCgtcaaatccgaaaccccaatgccttcatcttcttcacactAATTAATGGTTTTTCTGGCAGCTGGAACCCTGTAGAGTCTATAACTCTCTATGCCCATATGCTTTCTTGCTTGACAGATTTGAATGGTATTGAGTTTTCTCTTCCATCCGTACTCAAAGCGTGCGGCAGATCGCGCTCGTTAGAGGAAGGGCGGCAAGTTCATGGGCAAATCTTGAAATCCCATTTTCAGTTTGACCCGTTTGTTTCTAATTCGTTGATTCGGATGTACATGGAGCTTGATGAGATTGAGCTGGCGAGAATGGTGTTTGAAAAAATGCTTGAAAGAGATGTAATTTCTTGGAATTCGATGATTACGGGTTACTTGAGTGCTGGAGAGATTGAGTTGGCACGTGTGCTATTCAACGAAATGCCAGAAAGAGACATAGTTTCTTGTAATGCAATGATCGATGGGTATGGCAAGTTTGGAAAGTGTGAGCTGGCTGAGGAGGTTTTCAGGATGATGAGTGATAAGGATGTGGTTTCTTGGACGTCGATGATATCTGCATACGTACTTAATCATCGTCCAAGGGAAGCCTTGGATTTATTTAGGGAAATGCTGAGTGTGGGAGTAAGAGCTGATGGCCCTGCTATTGTTAGTGTTCTTTCAGCCATTTCTGACTTGGGTTTTGTCGAGGAGGGTAAATGGTTACATACTCACATATCTACAAATAAGATAGAATTGAGTCATGGGTTTATCGCATCGTCTCTTATTGACATGTATGCAAAATGCGGGCATATAGAAAATGCCTATCATGTCTTTAGATGTGTATCTCATAGGAGAAACATTGGGGATTGGAATGCTCTGATCTCTGGTCTTGCAACTCATGGTCTTGGTCAAGATGCTCTTGAAGTGTTCCTTGACATGGAAAGAATGGAGATTGAGCCCAATGAAATTACATTCATAGGACTCTTAAGTGCTTGTAGCCATGCAGGAATGGTTGATGAGggtcaatattattttaaaataatgcaAGAAAAGTACAATATTGTTCCCAAGATTCAACACTATGGATGTATGATTGATCTCTATGGCAGAGCAGGTCGCTTTGAGGATGCACTAGGAGTTATACAGAATATGCCCATGGAGGCTGATGTTTTAGCTTGGAAGGCTATTCTTAGTGCCAGCTTGAAGCATGGCAATGCTGCGATTGGTGAAAATGCTGCCCTCAAAGCAATGGATTCTGCCCCAGAAGACTCAAGTTCTTATGTTCTTCTCTCAAATATCTATGCGAAGGCCAGGAGATGGGATGATGTAGCTAAGGTCAGATTACTCATGAAAGAGAGAGGAGTGAAAAAGATTCCAGGCTGCAGTTCAATCCTTGTAAATGGGAAAGTTCATGGGTTCCTTGCAAGGAAGGAAATGGATGTTGAATTTAGTGGTGAGGTTCTCTCAAAGATAAATGAAGTAGTCGCTAGGCTAAAGTTGGAAGGCTATGAGCCTGACCTAACTCAAGTTCTATTAGATATTGATGAGGAAGGGAAAAGAAGCTTGCTTTGTCTTCATAGTGAGAAGATGGCACTTGCATTCGGACTTATAAACATTAGAAATGGTGCTCCTATTCATATTGTGAAGAACTTAAGGATTTGCTGTGATTGTCATTCCTTTATCAAGCTGGTTTCGAGGGTTTACAGCCGTCGTATAGTTGTGAGAGACCAAAACCGTTTCCATCACTTTGAGAATGGTTCCTGCTCCTGCAAAGAATATTG A
- the LOC108985835 gene encoding pentatricopeptide repeat-containing protein At5g48910-like isoform X3, producing MLSCLTDLNGIEFSLPSVLKACGRSRSLEEGRQVHGQILKSHFQFDPFVSNSLIRMYMELDEIELARMVFEKMLERDVISWNSMITGYLSAGEIELARVLFNEMPERDIVSCNAMIDGYGKFGKCELAEEVFRMMSDKDVVSWTSMISAYVLNHRPREALDLFREMLSVGVRADGPAIVSVLSAISDLGFVEEGKWLHTHISTNKIELSHGFIASSLIDMYAKCGHIENAYHVFRCVSHRRNIGDWNALISGLATHGLGQDALEVFLDMERMEIEPNEITFIGLLSACSHAGMVDEGQYYFKIMQEKYNIVPKIQHYGCMIDLYGRAGRFEDALGVIQNMPMEADVLAWKAILSASLKHGNAAIGENAALKAMDSAPEDSSSYVLLSNIYAKARRWDDVAKVRLLMKERGVKKIPGCSSILVNGKVHGFLARKEMDVEFSGEVLSKINEVVARLKLEGYEPDLTQVLLDIDEEGKRSLLCLHSEKMALAFGLINIRNGAPIHIVKNLRICCDCHSFIKLVSRVYSRRIVVRDQNRFHHFENGSCSCKEYW from the coding sequence ATGCTTTCTTGCTTGACAGATTTGAATGGTATTGAGTTTTCTCTTCCATCCGTACTCAAAGCGTGCGGCAGATCGCGCTCGTTAGAGGAAGGGCGGCAAGTTCATGGGCAAATCTTGAAATCCCATTTTCAGTTTGACCCGTTTGTTTCTAATTCGTTGATTCGGATGTACATGGAGCTTGATGAGATTGAGCTGGCGAGAATGGTGTTTGAAAAAATGCTTGAAAGAGATGTAATTTCTTGGAATTCGATGATTACGGGTTACTTGAGTGCTGGAGAGATTGAGTTGGCACGTGTGCTATTCAACGAAATGCCAGAAAGAGACATAGTTTCTTGTAATGCAATGATCGATGGGTATGGCAAGTTTGGAAAGTGTGAGCTGGCTGAGGAGGTTTTCAGGATGATGAGTGATAAGGATGTGGTTTCTTGGACGTCGATGATATCTGCATACGTACTTAATCATCGTCCAAGGGAAGCCTTGGATTTATTTAGGGAAATGCTGAGTGTGGGAGTAAGAGCTGATGGCCCTGCTATTGTTAGTGTTCTTTCAGCCATTTCTGACTTGGGTTTTGTCGAGGAGGGTAAATGGTTACATACTCACATATCTACAAATAAGATAGAATTGAGTCATGGGTTTATCGCATCGTCTCTTATTGACATGTATGCAAAATGCGGGCATATAGAAAATGCCTATCATGTCTTTAGATGTGTATCTCATAGGAGAAACATTGGGGATTGGAATGCTCTGATCTCTGGTCTTGCAACTCATGGTCTTGGTCAAGATGCTCTTGAAGTGTTCCTTGACATGGAAAGAATGGAGATTGAGCCCAATGAAATTACATTCATAGGACTCTTAAGTGCTTGTAGCCATGCAGGAATGGTTGATGAGggtcaatattattttaaaataatgcaAGAAAAGTACAATATTGTTCCCAAGATTCAACACTATGGATGTATGATTGATCTCTATGGCAGAGCAGGTCGCTTTGAGGATGCACTAGGAGTTATACAGAATATGCCCATGGAGGCTGATGTTTTAGCTTGGAAGGCTATTCTTAGTGCCAGCTTGAAGCATGGCAATGCTGCGATTGGTGAAAATGCTGCCCTCAAAGCAATGGATTCTGCCCCAGAAGACTCAAGTTCTTATGTTCTTCTCTCAAATATCTATGCGAAGGCCAGGAGATGGGATGATGTAGCTAAGGTCAGATTACTCATGAAAGAGAGAGGAGTGAAAAAGATTCCAGGCTGCAGTTCAATCCTTGTAAATGGGAAAGTTCATGGGTTCCTTGCAAGGAAGGAAATGGATGTTGAATTTAGTGGTGAGGTTCTCTCAAAGATAAATGAAGTAGTCGCTAGGCTAAAGTTGGAAGGCTATGAGCCTGACCTAACTCAAGTTCTATTAGATATTGATGAGGAAGGGAAAAGAAGCTTGCTTTGTCTTCATAGTGAGAAGATGGCACTTGCATTCGGACTTATAAACATTAGAAATGGTGCTCCTATTCATATTGTGAAGAACTTAAGGATTTGCTGTGATTGTCATTCCTTTATCAAGCTGGTTTCGAGGGTTTACAGCCGTCGTATAGTTGTGAGAGACCAAAACCGTTTCCATCACTTTGAGAATGGTTCCTGCTCCTGCAAAGAATATTGGTAA
- the LOC108985835 gene encoding pentatricopeptide repeat-containing protein At1g08070, chloroplastic-like isoform X1, whose translation MATISGHPTLLLNPIISTLEKCKTMHEMRQIHAHMIKTDLVNHTFTVSKLVTFCTLSRLPEGLDYALTVFRQIRNPNAFIFFTLINGFSGSWNPVESITLYAHMLSCLTDLNGIEFSLPSVLKACGRSRSLEEGRQVHGQILKSHFQFDPFVSNSLIRMYMELDEIELARMVFEKMLERDVISWNSMITGYLSAGEIELARVLFNEMPERDIVSCNAMIDGYGKFGKCELAEEVFRMMSDKDVVSWTSMISAYVLNHRPREALDLFREMLSVGVRADGPAIVSVLSAISDLGFVEEGKWLHTHISTNKIELSHGFIASSLIDMYAKCGHIENAYHVFRCVSHRRNIGDWNALISGLATHGLGQDALEVFLDMERMEIEPNEITFIGLLSACSHAGMVDEGQYYFKIMQEKYNIVPKIQHYGCMIDLYGRAGRFEDALGVIQNMPMEADVLAWKAILSASLKHGNAAIGENAALKAMDSAPEDSSSYVLLSNIYAKARRWDDVAKVRLLMKERGVKKIPGCSSILVNGKVHGFLARKEMDVEFSGEVLSKINEVVARLKLEGYEPDLTQVLLDIDEEGKRSLLCLHSEKMALAFGLINIRNGAPIHIVKNLRICCDCHSFIKLVSRVYSRRIVVRDQNRFHHFENGSCSCKEYW comes from the coding sequence ATGGCAACCATCTCAGGCCACCCAACCTTGCTTTTGAACCCAATCATTTCAACGTTGGAAAAATGCAAGACCATGCATGAAATGCGCCAAATTCACGCCCACATGATCAAGACTGATCTTGTCAACCACACATTCACAGTAAGCAAACTCGTCACCTTTTGTACCCTCTCCCGTCTCCCCGAGGGTTTAGACTACGCTTTGACAGTCTTTCgtcaaatccgaaaccccaatgccttcatcttcttcacactAATTAATGGTTTTTCTGGCAGCTGGAACCCTGTAGAGTCTATAACTCTCTATGCCCATATGCTTTCTTGCTTGACAGATTTGAATGGTATTGAGTTTTCTCTTCCATCCGTACTCAAAGCGTGCGGCAGATCGCGCTCGTTAGAGGAAGGGCGGCAAGTTCATGGGCAAATCTTGAAATCCCATTTTCAGTTTGACCCGTTTGTTTCTAATTCGTTGATTCGGATGTACATGGAGCTTGATGAGATTGAGCTGGCGAGAATGGTGTTTGAAAAAATGCTTGAAAGAGATGTAATTTCTTGGAATTCGATGATTACGGGTTACTTGAGTGCTGGAGAGATTGAGTTGGCACGTGTGCTATTCAACGAAATGCCAGAAAGAGACATAGTTTCTTGTAATGCAATGATCGATGGGTATGGCAAGTTTGGAAAGTGTGAGCTGGCTGAGGAGGTTTTCAGGATGATGAGTGATAAGGATGTGGTTTCTTGGACGTCGATGATATCTGCATACGTACTTAATCATCGTCCAAGGGAAGCCTTGGATTTATTTAGGGAAATGCTGAGTGTGGGAGTAAGAGCTGATGGCCCTGCTATTGTTAGTGTTCTTTCAGCCATTTCTGACTTGGGTTTTGTCGAGGAGGGTAAATGGTTACATACTCACATATCTACAAATAAGATAGAATTGAGTCATGGGTTTATCGCATCGTCTCTTATTGACATGTATGCAAAATGCGGGCATATAGAAAATGCCTATCATGTCTTTAGATGTGTATCTCATAGGAGAAACATTGGGGATTGGAATGCTCTGATCTCTGGTCTTGCAACTCATGGTCTTGGTCAAGATGCTCTTGAAGTGTTCCTTGACATGGAAAGAATGGAGATTGAGCCCAATGAAATTACATTCATAGGACTCTTAAGTGCTTGTAGCCATGCAGGAATGGTTGATGAGggtcaatattattttaaaataatgcaAGAAAAGTACAATATTGTTCCCAAGATTCAACACTATGGATGTATGATTGATCTCTATGGCAGAGCAGGTCGCTTTGAGGATGCACTAGGAGTTATACAGAATATGCCCATGGAGGCTGATGTTTTAGCTTGGAAGGCTATTCTTAGTGCCAGCTTGAAGCATGGCAATGCTGCGATTGGTGAAAATGCTGCCCTCAAAGCAATGGATTCTGCCCCAGAAGACTCAAGTTCTTATGTTCTTCTCTCAAATATCTATGCGAAGGCCAGGAGATGGGATGATGTAGCTAAGGTCAGATTACTCATGAAAGAGAGAGGAGTGAAAAAGATTCCAGGCTGCAGTTCAATCCTTGTAAATGGGAAAGTTCATGGGTTCCTTGCAAGGAAGGAAATGGATGTTGAATTTAGTGGTGAGGTTCTCTCAAAGATAAATGAAGTAGTCGCTAGGCTAAAGTTGGAAGGCTATGAGCCTGACCTAACTCAAGTTCTATTAGATATTGATGAGGAAGGGAAAAGAAGCTTGCTTTGTCTTCATAGTGAGAAGATGGCACTTGCATTCGGACTTATAAACATTAGAAATGGTGCTCCTATTCATATTGTGAAGAACTTAAGGATTTGCTGTGATTGTCATTCCTTTATCAAGCTGGTTTCGAGGGTTTACAGCCGTCGTATAGTTGTGAGAGACCAAAACCGTTTCCATCACTTTGAGAATGGTTCCTGCTCCTGCAAAGAATATTGGTAA
- the LOC108985846 gene encoding CEN-like protein 2 codes for MANMSDPLLIGRVIGDVVESFSPTVRMTVTYNSNKQVYNGHELFPSAVSMKPKVEVHGGDMRSFFTLIMTDPDVPGPSDPYLREHLHWLVTDIPGTTDATFGREVVNYEMPRPNIGIHRFVFLLYKQKRRQTVLMNPNIPPARDRFNTRQFAEENELDLPVAAVFFNAQRETAARRR; via the exons ATGGCAAACATGTCAGATCCTCTTCTAATTGGGAGAGTTATTGGAGATGTTGTTGAATCGTTCTCCCCTACTGTGAGAATGACAGTGACTTACAACAGCAACAAGCAAGTATATAATGGGCACGAGCTCTTTCCTTCGGCAGTATCCATGAAACCTAAGGTTGAGGTTCATGGAGGTGATATGAGATCTTTTTTCACgctg ATCATGACTGACCCAGATGTTCCCGGTCCTAGTGATCCATACCTGAGGGAGCACTTGCACTG GTTGGTGACAGACATCCCGGGCACGACAGATGCTACATTTG GAAGGGAGGTGGTGAACTACGAAATGCCAAGGCCAAACATAGGGATACATAGGTTTGTGTTCCTCCTATACAAGCAGAAACGCAGACAGACAGTACTGATGAACCCTAATATCCCTCCTGCAAGGGACCGCTTTAACACCCGACAGTTTGCAGAAGAAAATGAACTTGACCTTCCGGTGGCTGCTGTGTTCTTCAATGCCCAAAGGGAGACAGCTGCGAGACGACGTTGA
- the LOC108985840 gene encoding uncharacterized protein LOC108985840, producing MEVVSKLIKECGKELAVWNRSSFGYVHEKLAAARKRLEDLQQLNALCSDSERVDEARGEVNVWLEMEEVKWKQRSLVQWLKDGDQNTRFFHSQASQRRKRNMIRSLKDETGVWLEGEERDSLVTNFFKDLFASSLQSG from the coding sequence ATGGAGGTTGTCTCAAAGTTGATTAAAGAATGTGGGAAGGAACTTGCAGTTTGGAATAGGTCTTCTTTTGGATATGTACATGAAAAATTGGCTGCGGCAAGAAAAAGATTGGAGGATTTGCAACAATTGAATGCTCTTTGTTCTGATTCAGAAAGAGTCGATGAGGCAAGAGGAGAAGTTAATGTTTGGCTGGAAATGGAGGAGGTGAAGTGGAAACAAAGGTCTCTGGTTCAGTGGCTAAAAGATGGAGACCAAAATACACGGTTTTTCCACTCACAAGCAAGCCAAAGGAGGAAAAGGAACATGATTAGGAGTTTAAAAGATGAGACAGGTGTTTGGCTTGAGGGGGAGGAAAGGGATTCTCTTGtgactaattttttcaaagatttaTTTGCTTCCTCTTTACAGAGTGGTTAA